Proteins encoded in a region of the Benincasa hispida cultivar B227 chromosome 2, ASM972705v1, whole genome shotgun sequence genome:
- the LOC120071336 gene encoding respiratory burst oxidase homolog protein A-like isoform X3: protein MEIQKTEEKLSVSLSSSSSTSSSCSSSSFHNNAYCSSGLRFIDFLRDNEREWKLAEKRFDQLCWSSVASEPALKWSNFPFCIGMSESQEFAYQLLRALRRRKNWKIEITKSEFHILWCQLIHSSVNSRTTTLFHLCDRNMDGKVTEKDIKQMIMLSASTNKLSVTHEEGEDYAALVMEELDEEKQGYLELPQFEKLFKISSPKTVPTLNKQSSNKHIRHRHDPFQESICEAEMLLRSRWRRAWMVALWLIICLALFAWKFIQYRQRTAFQVMGYCLSIAKGAAETLKFNMALVLLPVCRNTITWLRRNSSLNSIIPFNDNLNFHKLVAGGIVAGVILHGGTHLVCDLPRISGCEKSIFEKTVGAQFNYHQPSYGEMLATTESLTGIIMVILMAIAFLLATKWPRRKSTSLPRSIQQVTGYNTFWYSHHLFIFVYALLIVHSIFLFLTDKATEKTTWMYIAIPVSLYTGERILRAIRSCLYEVNILKARTYSGKVLFLKLSKPERFKYQSGMHPYSLTSAPQDTHLSVHIRNLGDWSYELYSLFQEGISPTSKEYPKIFIDGPYGAASQDHVKYNRVVLIGLGIGATPFMSILKDVLIRITGKSDGHTDNGKSSLSTSKTYLYWVTREQSSFDWFKDFMKDLTLSDQTQLAVEMHNFLTSVYHEGDVRSVPIRAIKTLHYTRRGIDIVSKTPVQTHFGRPNWTNIFSSLAHRHKGERIGVFYCGPLALARELEGLCTKFSTKTSTRFVFHKENY, encoded by the exons ATGGAGATTCAGAAAACAGAGGAGAAACTCTCTGTCTCTTTGTCGTCGTCGTCATCAACTTCTTCGTCTTGCAGCTCCTCTTCTTTCCATAATAATGCATATTGTTCTTCAGGATTGAGATTTATTGACTTTCTTCGTGACAATGAAAGGGAATGGAAATTGGCAGAGAAGCGGTTCGATCAGCTGTGTTGGAGTAGTGTTGCCTCTGAACCGGCACTCAAATGGTCTAATTTTCCCTTTTGTATAG GAATGTCAGAGTCTCAGGAGTTTGCTTATCAACTGTTGAGAGcactgagaagaagaaagaattgGAAAATAGAAATCACCAAAAGTGAATTTCATATCCTCTGGTGCCAGTTGATTCATTCCAGTGTTAATTCAAGAACAACAACTCTATTTCACCT TTGCGATAGGAACATGGATGGAAAGGTAACTGAGAAAGATATCAAACAG ATGATAATGTTAAGTGCATCTACCAATAAGTTATCTGTGACCcatgaagaaggagaagattACGCTGCTTTAGTCATGGAAGAGCTAGATGAAGAAAAGCAGGGCTACCTTGAG CTACCTCAATTTGAGAAGCTCTTCAAGATAAGCTCACCAAAGACTGTTCCCACTCTAAACAAacaatcatcaaataaacacattcGGCATCGCCATGATCCATTTCAAGAGTCAATATGTGAGGCTGAAATGTTGCTTAGATCTCGATGGAGACGAGCATGGATGGTGGCGTTGTGGTTGATCATATGCCTTGCATTGTTCGCCTGGAAATTCATTCAATACCGCCAACGGACGGCATTCCAAGTCATGGGTTACTGCCTCTCAATTGCTAAGGGGGCAGCAGAGACTTTGAAATTTAACATGGCTCTAGTCTTACTTCCTGTTTGTCGAAACACGATTACATGGCTTCGCAGAAATTCGTCTCTGAACTCGATCATTCCTTTCAACGACAATCTAAACTTCCACAAG TTAGTTGCAGGAGGCATTGTAGCAGGAGTTATCCTTCATGGAGGAACCCATCTTGTTTGTGATCTCCCAAGAATTAGTGGTTGTGAGAAGTCAATTTTTGAGAAAACAGTTGGTGCTCAGTTCAACTACCATCAGCCATCTTATGGTGAAATGTTGGCGACAACTGAGTCTTTAACAGGCATTATTATGGTCATATTGATGGCCATTGCATTTTTGCTCGCAACGAAATGGCCGCGTCGTAAATCGACCTCGCTTCCTAGGTCTATCCAACAAGTCACAGGATATAATACCTTTTGGTATTCTCACCATTTGTTCATATTTGTCTATGCCTTACTCATTGTTCACTCCATATTCTTATTCCTAACTGACAAAGCAACAGAAAAAACG aCTTGGATGTATATAGCAATTCCAGTTTCATTATATACTGGAGAGAGGATTTTAAGAGCAATTAGATCTTGTTTATATGAAGTGAATATTTTGAAG GCAAGGACTTATTCAGGAAaagttttatttctaaaattgagCAAACCAGaaagattcaaatatcaaagtGGGAT GCATCCATATTCATTAACTTCAGCACCACAAGATACCCACTTGAGTGTACATATCAGAAATTTGGGAGATTGGAGTTATGAGCTGTACAGCCTTTTTCAAGAG GGAATATCTCCTACATCAAAGGAGTACCCGAAAATATTCATTGATGGGCCCTATGGTGCTGCTTCTCAAGACCATGTCAAGTACAATCGTGTGGTACTAATCGGCCTAGGTATTGGAGCCACACCCTTCATGAGTATCCTAAAAGATGTTCTAATCCGGATTACTGGAAAATCTGATGGTCAC ACTGACAATGGAAAAAGCAGCCTAAGTACATCCAAAACCTATCTTTATTGGGTTACAAGAGAGCAAAGCTCCTTTGATTGGTTTAAAGATTTCATGAAGGATTTAACACTTTCAGACCAAACTcag TTAGCTGTGGAGATGCACAATTTCCTCACTAGTGTATATCATGAAGGGGATGTAAGGTCTGTTCCGATAAGAGCAATTAAAACTTTGCATTATACTCGACGGGGCATCGACATCGTCTCGAAGACTCCT GTACAGACTCATTTTGGTCGGCCAAATTGGACAAACATCTTCTCGAGTTTAGCTCATAGGCACAAAGGAGAAAGAATTG GGGTTTTCTATTGTGGTCCTTTAGCATTGGCAAGAGAACTAGAGGGACTGTGCACCAAATTCTCTACCAAAACCTCAACTAGATTTGTATTTCATAAGGAGAACTACTAG
- the LOC120071338 gene encoding ribonucleoside-diphosphate reductase small chain-like codes for MPLITDNGEPLLAPNPDRFCMLPIQYPQIWEMYKKAEASFWTAEEVDLSQDLRHWESLTADEKHFITHVLAFFAASDGIVLENLAARFMKEVQVSEARAFYGFQIAMENIHSEMYSLLLETYIKDPNEKIKLFRAIDTVPCVKKKADWALKWIDSTESFAERILAFACVEGIFFSGSFCSIFWLKKRGLMPGLTFSNELISRDEGLHCDFACLLYSLLKKKLSEDRVKEIVTEAVDIEREFVCDALPVALVGMNGDLMSQYIEFVADRLVGALGYGKIYNVQNPFDWMELISLQGKTNFFEKRVGEYQKASVMSNLYGDARIHVFKMDEDF; via the coding sequence ATGCCTTTAATTACCGACAACGGCGAGCCTCTCCTCGCCCCCAACCCCGATCGCTTCTGCATGTTACCAATTCAGTACCCTCAAATCTGGGAGATGTACAAGAAAGCCGAAGCTTCCTTCTGGACCGCCGAAGAAGTCGATCTCTCACAGGATCTTCGCCATTGGGAATCTTTAACTGCCGACGAGAAGCACTTCATCACTCACGTTCTTGCCTTCTTTGCTGCCTCTGATGGCATTGTTCTGGAGAATCTTGCTGCACGTTTCATGAAAGAAGTTCAAGTCTCTGAAGCAAGAGCTTTTTATGGATTTCAAATAGCTATGGAGAATATCCACTCCGAGATGTACAGTCTTCTTCTGGAAACCTATATCAAAGATCCAAACGAGAAGATTAAGTTATTTCGCGCTATTGACACCGTCCCCTGCGTCAAGAAGAAGGCGGATTGGGCGTTGAAATGGATCGACAGCACGGAATCGTTCGCCGAACGTATTTTGGCATTTGCTTGTGTTGAAGGAATCTTCTTCTCAGGTAGCTTCTGCTCCATTTTCTGGTTGAAAAAACGTGGATTAATGCCTGGGCTCACATTTTCAAATGAGTTGATTTCGCGAGATGAGGGTCTTCATTGTGATTTTGCTTGTTTGTTGTATTCATTGTTAAAGAAGAAACTGAGCGAGGATCGAGTGAAGGAGATTGTTACCGAGGCCGTGGATATAGAGAGGGAATTCGTGTGTGATGCCTTGCCTGTTGCTCTGGTTGGAATGAATGGCGATTTGATGAGCCAATACATTGAATTTGTGGCAGATAGGTTGGTTGGAGCTTTAGGTTATGGGAAAATTTATAATGTTCAGAATCCATTTGATTGGATGGAGTTGATTTCATTACAGGGGAAGACCAATTTCTTTGAGAAGAGAGTTGGGGAATATCAAAAGGCATCTGTGATGTCAAATTTGTATGGTGATGCGAGAATCCATGTGTTTAAGATGGATGAAGATTTCTGA
- the LOC120070630 gene encoding phosphoserine phosphatase, chloroplastic — protein MESLLSARIKPLPTHCRKIHSLFRPKLFLQFSRRLDKCHMEMGKCRTSFNPFAASVQPIDKLSQFNNTSPSKEVLELWRGANAVCFDVDSTVCVDEGIDELADFCGSGEAVAEWTARAMGGSVPFEDALAARLSLFNPSLSQVEEFLAKRPPRLSPGIDELVKKLKANNIDVYLISGGFRQMINPVASILGIPHENIFANQLLFGSNGEFMGFDKNEPTSRSGGKAIAVQQLRKARGYKTLVMTGDGATDLEACKPGGADLFICYAGVQLRENVAAKADWLVFSFVDIISSLD, from the exons ATGGAAAGTTTGTTGAGTGCACGAATCAAACCATTACCTACTCATTGTAGAAAAATTCATTCCTTATTTCGTCCTAAGTTGTTCTTGCAATTTTCTAGAAGATTGGATAAATGTCATATGGAGATGGGGAAATGTCGTACGTCATTCAATCCATTTGCCGCATCAGTTCAGCCAATAGATAAACTTTCTCAATTCAACAACACATCACCATCCAAAG AGGTGTTGGAACTGTGGAGAGGTGCAAATGCAGTATGCTTCGATGTTGATAGCACAGTTTGTGTAGACGAGGGCATTGATGAATTAGCAGATTTCTGTGGATCCGGAGAGGCGGTTGCAGAATGGACTGCTAG GGCAATGGGTGGTTCTGTTCCATTTGAGGATGCCTTGGCTGCTAGACTATCTTTGTTTAACCCTTCTCTTTCACAAGTTGAGGAATTTCTTGCTAAGAGACCTCCAAG GCTTTCTCCAGGTATTGATGAACTAGTTAAAAAGCTAAAAGCTAACAACATTGATGTATATCTGATTTCGGGAGGCTTTCGTCAAATGATCAAT CCTGTTGCATCAATTCTTGGGATTCCACATGAGAATATTTTTGCCAACCAATTGCTTTTTGGAAGCAATGGTGAATTTATGGGGTTTGACAAGAATGAGCCTACTTCAAGGAGTGGGGGAAAAGCAATTGCAGTACAACAATTGAGGAAG GCTCGTGGATACAAGACATTGGTCATGACTGGGGACGGTGCAACTGATCTTGAG GCCTGTAAACCAGGAGGCGCTGACTTGTTTATATGCTATGCTGGCGTTCAACTTCGAGAAAATGTCGCTGCAAAAGCTGACTGGCTGGTTTTCAGTTTTGTAGATATAATCAGCTCCCTTGACTAA
- the LOC120071336 gene encoding respiratory burst oxidase homolog protein A-like isoform X1 codes for MEIQKTEEKLSVSLSSSSSTSSSCSSSSFHNNAYCSSGLRFIDFLRDNEREWKLAEKRFDQLCWSSVASEPALKWSNFPFCIGMSESQEFAYQLLRALRRRKNWKIEITKSEFHILWCQLIHSSVNSRTTTLFHLCDRNMDGKVTEKDIKQMIMLSASTNKLSVTHEEGEDYAALVMEELDEEKQGYLELPQFEKLFKISSPKTVPTLNKQSSNKHIRHRHDPFQESICEAEMLLRSRWRRAWMVALWLIICLALFAWKFIQYRQRTAFQVMGYCLSIAKGAAETLKFNMALVLLPVCRNTITWLRRNSSLNSIIPFNDNLNFHKLVAGGIVAGVILHGGTHLVCDLPRISGCEKSIFEKTVGAQFNYHQPSYGEMLATTESLTGIIMVILMAIAFLLATKWPRRKSTSLPRSIQQVTGYNTFWYSHHLFIFVYALLIVHSIFLFLTDKATEKTTWMYIAIPVSLYTGERILRAIRSCLYEVNILKARTYSGKVLFLKLSKPERFKYQSGMYVLIQCPQISPFEWHPYSLTSAPQDTHLSVHIRNLGDWSYELYSLFQEGISPTSKEYPKIFIDGPYGAASQDHVKYNRVVLIGLGIGATPFMSILKDVLIRITGKSDGHTDNGKSSLSTSKTYLYWVTREQSSFDWFKDFMKDLTLSDQTQLAVEMHNFLTSVYHEGDVRSVPIRAIKTLHYTRRGIDIVSKTPVQTHFGRPNWTNIFSSLAHRHKGERIGVFYCGPLALARELEGLCTKFSTKTSTRFVFHKENY; via the exons ATGGAGATTCAGAAAACAGAGGAGAAACTCTCTGTCTCTTTGTCGTCGTCGTCATCAACTTCTTCGTCTTGCAGCTCCTCTTCTTTCCATAATAATGCATATTGTTCTTCAGGATTGAGATTTATTGACTTTCTTCGTGACAATGAAAGGGAATGGAAATTGGCAGAGAAGCGGTTCGATCAGCTGTGTTGGAGTAGTGTTGCCTCTGAACCGGCACTCAAATGGTCTAATTTTCCCTTTTGTATAG GAATGTCAGAGTCTCAGGAGTTTGCTTATCAACTGTTGAGAGcactgagaagaagaaagaattgGAAAATAGAAATCACCAAAAGTGAATTTCATATCCTCTGGTGCCAGTTGATTCATTCCAGTGTTAATTCAAGAACAACAACTCTATTTCACCT TTGCGATAGGAACATGGATGGAAAGGTAACTGAGAAAGATATCAAACAG ATGATAATGTTAAGTGCATCTACCAATAAGTTATCTGTGACCcatgaagaaggagaagattACGCTGCTTTAGTCATGGAAGAGCTAGATGAAGAAAAGCAGGGCTACCTTGAG CTACCTCAATTTGAGAAGCTCTTCAAGATAAGCTCACCAAAGACTGTTCCCACTCTAAACAAacaatcatcaaataaacacattcGGCATCGCCATGATCCATTTCAAGAGTCAATATGTGAGGCTGAAATGTTGCTTAGATCTCGATGGAGACGAGCATGGATGGTGGCGTTGTGGTTGATCATATGCCTTGCATTGTTCGCCTGGAAATTCATTCAATACCGCCAACGGACGGCATTCCAAGTCATGGGTTACTGCCTCTCAATTGCTAAGGGGGCAGCAGAGACTTTGAAATTTAACATGGCTCTAGTCTTACTTCCTGTTTGTCGAAACACGATTACATGGCTTCGCAGAAATTCGTCTCTGAACTCGATCATTCCTTTCAACGACAATCTAAACTTCCACAAG TTAGTTGCAGGAGGCATTGTAGCAGGAGTTATCCTTCATGGAGGAACCCATCTTGTTTGTGATCTCCCAAGAATTAGTGGTTGTGAGAAGTCAATTTTTGAGAAAACAGTTGGTGCTCAGTTCAACTACCATCAGCCATCTTATGGTGAAATGTTGGCGACAACTGAGTCTTTAACAGGCATTATTATGGTCATATTGATGGCCATTGCATTTTTGCTCGCAACGAAATGGCCGCGTCGTAAATCGACCTCGCTTCCTAGGTCTATCCAACAAGTCACAGGATATAATACCTTTTGGTATTCTCACCATTTGTTCATATTTGTCTATGCCTTACTCATTGTTCACTCCATATTCTTATTCCTAACTGACAAAGCAACAGAAAAAACG aCTTGGATGTATATAGCAATTCCAGTTTCATTATATACTGGAGAGAGGATTTTAAGAGCAATTAGATCTTGTTTATATGAAGTGAATATTTTGAAG GCAAGGACTTATTCAGGAAaagttttatttctaaaattgagCAAACCAGaaagattcaaatatcaaagtGGGATGTATGTATTAATTCAATGCCCTCAAATATCCCCATTTGAATG GCATCCATATTCATTAACTTCAGCACCACAAGATACCCACTTGAGTGTACATATCAGAAATTTGGGAGATTGGAGTTATGAGCTGTACAGCCTTTTTCAAGAG GGAATATCTCCTACATCAAAGGAGTACCCGAAAATATTCATTGATGGGCCCTATGGTGCTGCTTCTCAAGACCATGTCAAGTACAATCGTGTGGTACTAATCGGCCTAGGTATTGGAGCCACACCCTTCATGAGTATCCTAAAAGATGTTCTAATCCGGATTACTGGAAAATCTGATGGTCAC ACTGACAATGGAAAAAGCAGCCTAAGTACATCCAAAACCTATCTTTATTGGGTTACAAGAGAGCAAAGCTCCTTTGATTGGTTTAAAGATTTCATGAAGGATTTAACACTTTCAGACCAAACTcag TTAGCTGTGGAGATGCACAATTTCCTCACTAGTGTATATCATGAAGGGGATGTAAGGTCTGTTCCGATAAGAGCAATTAAAACTTTGCATTATACTCGACGGGGCATCGACATCGTCTCGAAGACTCCT GTACAGACTCATTTTGGTCGGCCAAATTGGACAAACATCTTCTCGAGTTTAGCTCATAGGCACAAAGGAGAAAGAATTG GGGTTTTCTATTGTGGTCCTTTAGCATTGGCAAGAGAACTAGAGGGACTGTGCACCAAATTCTCTACCAAAACCTCAACTAGATTTGTATTTCATAAGGAGAACTACTAG
- the LOC120071336 gene encoding respiratory burst oxidase homolog protein A-like isoform X2 yields the protein MEIQKTEEKLSVSLSSSSSTSSSCSSSSFHNNAYCSSGLRFIDFLRDNEREWKLAEKRFDQLCWSSVASEPALKWSNFPFCIGMSESQEFAYQLLRALRRRKNWKIEITKSEFHILWCQLIHSSVNSRTTTLFHLCDRNMDGKVTEKDIKQMIMLSASTNKLSVTHEEGEDYAALVMEELDEEKQGYLELPQFEKLFKISSPKTVPTLNKQSSNKHIRHRHDPFQESICEAEMLLRSRWRRAWMVALWLIICLALFAWKFIQYRQRTAFQVMGYCLSIAKGAAETLKFNMALVLLPVCRNTITWLRRNSSLNSIIPFNDNLNFHKLVAGGIVAGVILHGGTHLVCDLPRISGCEKSIFEKTVGAQFNYHQPSYGEMLATTESLTGIIMVILMAIAFLLATKWPRRKSTSLPRSIQQVTGYNTFWYSHHLFIFVYALLIVHSIFLFLTDKATEKTTWMYIAIPVSLYTGERILRAIRSCLYEVNILKARTYSGKVLFLKLSKPERFKYQSGMYVLIQCPQISPFEWHPYSLTSAPQDTHLSVHIRNLGDWSYELYSLFQEGISPTSKEYPKIFIDGPYGAASQDHVKYNRVVLIGLGIGATPFMSILKDVLIRITGKSDGHTDNGKSSLSTSKTYLYWVTREQSSFDWFKDFMKDLTLSDQTQLAVEMHNFLTSVYHEGDVRSVPIRAIKTLHYTRRGIDIVSKTPTHFGRPNWTNIFSSLAHRHKGERIGVFYCGPLALARELEGLCTKFSTKTSTRFVFHKENY from the exons ATGGAGATTCAGAAAACAGAGGAGAAACTCTCTGTCTCTTTGTCGTCGTCGTCATCAACTTCTTCGTCTTGCAGCTCCTCTTCTTTCCATAATAATGCATATTGTTCTTCAGGATTGAGATTTATTGACTTTCTTCGTGACAATGAAAGGGAATGGAAATTGGCAGAGAAGCGGTTCGATCAGCTGTGTTGGAGTAGTGTTGCCTCTGAACCGGCACTCAAATGGTCTAATTTTCCCTTTTGTATAG GAATGTCAGAGTCTCAGGAGTTTGCTTATCAACTGTTGAGAGcactgagaagaagaaagaattgGAAAATAGAAATCACCAAAAGTGAATTTCATATCCTCTGGTGCCAGTTGATTCATTCCAGTGTTAATTCAAGAACAACAACTCTATTTCACCT TTGCGATAGGAACATGGATGGAAAGGTAACTGAGAAAGATATCAAACAG ATGATAATGTTAAGTGCATCTACCAATAAGTTATCTGTGACCcatgaagaaggagaagattACGCTGCTTTAGTCATGGAAGAGCTAGATGAAGAAAAGCAGGGCTACCTTGAG CTACCTCAATTTGAGAAGCTCTTCAAGATAAGCTCACCAAAGACTGTTCCCACTCTAAACAAacaatcatcaaataaacacattcGGCATCGCCATGATCCATTTCAAGAGTCAATATGTGAGGCTGAAATGTTGCTTAGATCTCGATGGAGACGAGCATGGATGGTGGCGTTGTGGTTGATCATATGCCTTGCATTGTTCGCCTGGAAATTCATTCAATACCGCCAACGGACGGCATTCCAAGTCATGGGTTACTGCCTCTCAATTGCTAAGGGGGCAGCAGAGACTTTGAAATTTAACATGGCTCTAGTCTTACTTCCTGTTTGTCGAAACACGATTACATGGCTTCGCAGAAATTCGTCTCTGAACTCGATCATTCCTTTCAACGACAATCTAAACTTCCACAAG TTAGTTGCAGGAGGCATTGTAGCAGGAGTTATCCTTCATGGAGGAACCCATCTTGTTTGTGATCTCCCAAGAATTAGTGGTTGTGAGAAGTCAATTTTTGAGAAAACAGTTGGTGCTCAGTTCAACTACCATCAGCCATCTTATGGTGAAATGTTGGCGACAACTGAGTCTTTAACAGGCATTATTATGGTCATATTGATGGCCATTGCATTTTTGCTCGCAACGAAATGGCCGCGTCGTAAATCGACCTCGCTTCCTAGGTCTATCCAACAAGTCACAGGATATAATACCTTTTGGTATTCTCACCATTTGTTCATATTTGTCTATGCCTTACTCATTGTTCACTCCATATTCTTATTCCTAACTGACAAAGCAACAGAAAAAACG aCTTGGATGTATATAGCAATTCCAGTTTCATTATATACTGGAGAGAGGATTTTAAGAGCAATTAGATCTTGTTTATATGAAGTGAATATTTTGAAG GCAAGGACTTATTCAGGAAaagttttatttctaaaattgagCAAACCAGaaagattcaaatatcaaagtGGGATGTATGTATTAATTCAATGCCCTCAAATATCCCCATTTGAATG GCATCCATATTCATTAACTTCAGCACCACAAGATACCCACTTGAGTGTACATATCAGAAATTTGGGAGATTGGAGTTATGAGCTGTACAGCCTTTTTCAAGAG GGAATATCTCCTACATCAAAGGAGTACCCGAAAATATTCATTGATGGGCCCTATGGTGCTGCTTCTCAAGACCATGTCAAGTACAATCGTGTGGTACTAATCGGCCTAGGTATTGGAGCCACACCCTTCATGAGTATCCTAAAAGATGTTCTAATCCGGATTACTGGAAAATCTGATGGTCAC ACTGACAATGGAAAAAGCAGCCTAAGTACATCCAAAACCTATCTTTATTGGGTTACAAGAGAGCAAAGCTCCTTTGATTGGTTTAAAGATTTCATGAAGGATTTAACACTTTCAGACCAAACTcag TTAGCTGTGGAGATGCACAATTTCCTCACTAGTGTATATCATGAAGGGGATGTAAGGTCTGTTCCGATAAGAGCAATTAAAACTTTGCATTATACTCGACGGGGCATCGACATCGTCTCGAAGACTCCT ACTCATTTTGGTCGGCCAAATTGGACAAACATCTTCTCGAGTTTAGCTCATAGGCACAAAGGAGAAAGAATTG GGGTTTTCTATTGTGGTCCTTTAGCATTGGCAAGAGAACTAGAGGGACTGTGCACCAAATTCTCTACCAAAACCTCAACTAGATTTGTATTTCATAAGGAGAACTACTAG